The Fibrobacter sp. UWB2 genome window below encodes:
- a CDS encoding AMP-binding protein codes for MKQVAGKIFFTAISVLYPVLVYCGIRYWGLSPRRMSLMLLALGFYHFLNFTRSKSKADRGRTGALVALILVCALVAFFANNILFVKFYPVLVNLSLLAFFGFTLWRPPSFAFRMACLGNKSLNTSPSFKAVERYCNKVTFAWCLFFVVNGSVSALTVFVGSDKIWSLYNGLISYILIGLFFIVEYLVRKMVQSKMQSYVPVCDLERDSRPDGALVAEGKTWGDFVSDVSKVRYYLEARENVPWILHCEDSYYFTVSLLAMLQSGRKALVTANRQEAFIKEIKKPEYGFLTDEPFAGSVAGANEMPATLIQDVLGNENAHCSDGDKARKIKFGKFDKSKAEMVMYTSGTTGEPKAVYKRFLQFENELFELVKVFGNDWVNRKVYSTVNHHHIYGLLFTALLPIATGLPFRRHRIDFPTELANIAGEAAVIASSPAFLKRLSAETDKPIDFKCPPIIYSSGGPLPEEVARKACELTGFWTMEIYGSTETGGIAYRQSKNGPVWTPFEVCKMSVAENGCLNIKSSYILEPEGFTTGDLVDLYDDGRFLLKGRSDSIVKIEEKRISLPEVEMRLKQTGLVQDVRVVPMVGKRQYLAAAIVLNEVGRTKFAGSPKLAINNYFHDYLLKFIENTVSPKKWRYLEELPQNTEGKIRMRDIQALFGLAESPNFKILKFRREPGALTAKLLFPATSDYYDGHFPEFKLLPAVVQVDMVLRLARNFLEVPKELSKMNRTRFANPILPDVPVMVKITYDADAGKVTFAYTSEDGETSYSNGSLMMNTSTGDAGEGENRG; via the coding sequence ATGAAACAGGTTGCGGGAAAGATTTTCTTTACCGCGATTTCTGTTTTGTATCCGGTCCTTGTCTATTGCGGAATTAGGTACTGGGGACTTTCGCCACGGCGCATGAGCTTGATGCTTTTGGCGCTTGGCTTTTACCATTTCTTGAATTTTACGCGTAGCAAGTCAAAGGCGGATCGTGGGCGTACGGGGGCTCTCGTTGCGCTGATTTTGGTGTGCGCACTTGTCGCATTCTTTGCAAATAACATTTTATTTGTCAAGTTTTATCCGGTGCTTGTGAACTTGAGCTTGCTTGCGTTTTTCGGATTTACGCTATGGCGACCGCCGAGCTTTGCGTTCCGAATGGCGTGCCTGGGGAACAAGTCGTTGAATACATCGCCTTCGTTTAAGGCGGTGGAGCGTTATTGCAATAAGGTGACTTTTGCATGGTGCCTCTTTTTTGTCGTGAACGGATCGGTTTCTGCGCTTACCGTTTTCGTGGGTTCCGATAAGATTTGGTCGTTGTACAATGGACTTATTTCTTACATTTTAATTGGTTTATTTTTCATTGTGGAATATTTGGTTCGAAAAATGGTACAGAGTAAAATGCAGTCGTATGTTCCTGTCTGTGATTTGGAACGTGATTCTCGCCCGGATGGTGCGCTTGTCGCCGAAGGTAAGACTTGGGGCGATTTTGTAAGTGATGTTTCCAAGGTACGTTATTATCTGGAAGCTCGTGAAAATGTGCCGTGGATTTTGCATTGCGAAGATTCGTATTACTTTACGGTTTCTTTGCTAGCGATGCTCCAGAGCGGGCGCAAGGCGCTTGTGACTGCGAATCGCCAAGAAGCGTTTATCAAGGAAATCAAGAAGCCTGAATATGGATTCTTGACGGATGAACCGTTTGCTGGTAGTGTTGCTGGCGCGAACGAAATGCCGGCGACTTTGATCCAGGATGTGCTTGGTAATGAAAATGCGCATTGTTCGGATGGTGACAAAGCTCGCAAAATCAAGTTCGGCAAGTTCGACAAGTCCAAAGCCGAGATGGTGATGTACACGTCGGGTACGACGGGTGAACCGAAGGCTGTGTACAAGCGCTTTTTGCAATTTGAAAATGAACTTTTCGAACTTGTGAAAGTCTTTGGAAATGACTGGGTCAACCGCAAGGTTTATAGCACGGTCAATCACCACCATATTTACGGCTTGTTGTTTACGGCGCTTTTGCCGATTGCGACTGGGCTTCCGTTCCGCAGGCATCGTATTGATTTTCCGACGGAACTAGCAAATATTGCAGGGGAAGCTGCGGTAATCGCTTCGAGCCCTGCGTTCTTGAAACGTTTATCTGCAGAAACGGATAAGCCGATTGACTTTAAATGTCCTCCGATTATTTATTCGTCCGGCGGTCCGTTACCCGAAGAGGTGGCGCGCAAGGCCTGTGAACTGACGGGATTTTGGACGATGGAAATTTACGGCAGTACCGAGACGGGTGGCATTGCGTATAGGCAATCCAAGAATGGACCGGTGTGGACTCCGTTTGAAGTTTGCAAGATGAGCGTTGCCGAAAACGGTTGCCTGAACATCAAGTCGAGTTATATTCTAGAACCCGAAGGCTTTACGACAGGTGACTTGGTGGACCTTTATGACGACGGCCGATTCTTGCTCAAGGGCCGTTCGGATTCGATTGTGAAGATTGAAGAAAAACGCATCTCGCTCCCGGAAGTGGAAATGCGCTTGAAGCAGACTGGGTTGGTGCAAGATGTGCGCGTGGTGCCGATGGTGGGTAAACGCCAGTATTTGGCGGCCGCGATTGTACTGAACGAAGTTGGACGCACAAAGTTTGCGGGCTCGCCCAAACTTGCGATCAATAATTATTTCCACGATTACTTGCTCAAGTTTATCGAGAATACGGTTTCACCGAAGAAGTGGCGCTATCTTGAAGAACTTCCGCAGAATACGGAAGGCAAGATTCGCATGCGCGATATCCAGGCGCTATTTGGCCTTGCCGAAAGTCCGAACTTCAAGATTCTCAAGTTCCGCCGTGAACCGGGCGCTTTGACCGCTAAGCTTTTGTTCCCGGCGACGAGTGATTACTACGATGGTCATTTCCCGGAATTTAAACTGTTGCCTGCAGTGGTACAAGTGGATATGGTTTTGCGCTTGGCGCGGAACTTCTTGGAAGTGCCAAAGGAACTTTCCAAGATGAACCGTACGCGTTTTGCAAATCCCATTTTGCCGGATGTTCCTGTAATGGTGAAAATCACGTACGATGCGGATGCGGGTAAGGTGACGTTTGCGTACACGAGCGAAGATGGTGAAACTTCGTATTCAAATGGTTCGTTGATGATGAACACTTCAACAGGTGATGCTGGCGAGGGCGAAAATCGTGGATAA
- a CDS encoding 1-acyl-sn-glycerol-3-phosphate acyltransferase — translation MEKIRYIRRVLAKLFCFAFFGICSLILAILLFPIIHIITGFNERRFKIFVRKFNHQYFKIFVKIAEHLGAIRLTVENRDSLKNLRSKVVIANHPSLFDVVILFSLIPNANCIVKGELIQNKFISLIIKNLYIPNNIPFEDQLEIAKSSMDEGNNLIIFPEGTRSKPGEPWEFKKGAARFALYAKREVVPIFFGGNEKIGLRKHDKLLQFHPTERYIYNLKILAPIPVKEYENEPLTKSATKLTHKMKEILEKELPG, via the coding sequence ATGGAAAAAATCCGCTACATACGCCGCGTTTTAGCAAAGCTTTTCTGCTTTGCCTTTTTCGGCATTTGTAGCCTAATTCTCGCAATACTTCTTTTCCCCATCATCCATATTATCACGGGTTTTAACGAAAGAAGATTCAAGATTTTTGTCCGCAAATTCAACCACCAATACTTTAAAATTTTCGTCAAAATAGCCGAACATTTAGGAGCCATTCGACTCACCGTCGAAAACAGGGATTCCCTCAAGAACCTCCGTTCCAAAGTCGTCATCGCAAACCACCCCTCTTTATTCGACGTTGTCATCCTTTTTTCGCTTATACCTAATGCAAATTGCATTGTAAAAGGCGAGCTCATCCAAAACAAATTTATTTCGCTTATCATCAAGAACTTGTACATACCAAACAACATCCCGTTTGAAGATCAACTTGAAATAGCGAAATCCTCCATGGACGAAGGGAACAACCTTATCATATTCCCCGAAGGTACCCGTAGCAAGCCCGGAGAGCCATGGGAATTCAAGAAAGGGGCCGCCCGTTTTGCACTTTATGCAAAAAGAGAAGTTGTTCCTATTTTCTTTGGCGGTAATGAAAAAATCGGCCTCCGCAAGCATGACAAGTTGTTGCAATTTCACCCGACAGAACGTTATATATACAACTTGAAAATACTCGCCCCCATTCCGGTAAAAGAATACGAAAACGAGCCTCTGACCAAAAGTGCTACCAAACTCACGCATAAAATGAAGGAAATTCTCGAAAAAGAATTGCCGGGCTAA
- a CDS encoding right-handed parallel beta-helix repeat-containing protein, translating into MKNLICSSVIAIATIASVAVASGMPFPSAENGKVLLQAKDSPYVLEQGVVVGAADTLVIEPGVTVLMGEFAKLMIQGSVKIAGTNDKPVIFSGADSVANWNGFHIMSSAGPFEIKNLTVENAFRNTIFRSSGTLENVNFFNNYYGLWVDESPNVTLSHCTFAHNRYALSVRAGRVISNGTSVSENVYGLYLETDGKLDGDTDLIRNNQESDIRSEAADLKTSKKRVRRNVWHNIEARF; encoded by the coding sequence ATGAAAAATCTCATCTGTTCCTCTGTCATTGCGATTGCGACGATTGCTAGTGTGGCTGTCGCTTCGGGTATGCCTTTCCCGTCTGCGGAAAATGGTAAGGTGCTTTTACAGGCAAAAGATAGCCCTTACGTGCTCGAACAGGGCGTGGTTGTTGGTGCTGCTGATACGCTCGTCATTGAACCGGGCGTGACCGTCTTGATGGGCGAGTTTGCAAAGCTCATGATCCAGGGCTCGGTCAAAATTGCGGGTACGAACGATAAGCCTGTTATTTTTAGCGGTGCCGATTCTGTGGCAAACTGGAATGGTTTCCATATCATGTCCAGCGCGGGTCCTTTTGAAATCAAGAACTTGACCGTCGAGAATGCGTTCCGCAATACGATTTTCCGTTCTAGCGGTACACTCGAAAATGTCAATTTCTTCAATAACTATTACGGCCTTTGGGTCGATGAAAGCCCCAATGTGACGCTTTCCCATTGCACGTTTGCTCATAACCGTTATGCCTTGTCTGTGAGGGCCGGTCGTGTCATTTCGAATGGGACGAGTGTCTCCGAAAACGTCTATGGTCTTTATCTTGAGACGGATGGCAAGCTCGATGGCGATACGGACTTGATTCGCAACAACCAGGAATCTGATATCCGCAGTGAAGCCGCCGATTTGAAGACGAGTAAAAAGCGCGTCCGCCGCAACGTGTGGCACAACATCGAAGCGCGTTTCTAA
- a CDS encoding OmpA family protein: MRRNRDENSNPWMAYTDLGVALVSLFILAFVAMATLKEQKAEDLTRTEEEVLSCQEQMRKIAAERNALLSKSLQTSIEAGLIALEDGKIQIQASFLFPINGANLTKEGEGVIRGISKGLLEALDTTDVIMVSGFTDDIPFSGSTSYTNWNLSTERAVNVVKMLVKMGFPPDRLFAAGFGEHRPKYPNDSEEHRRLNRRVEIGVTPLQSNKTAEVTP; the protein is encoded by the coding sequence ATGCGTCGCAATAGAGACGAAAATAGCAATCCATGGATGGCGTACACGGACTTGGGCGTGGCCCTCGTTTCGCTCTTTATCCTTGCGTTTGTGGCGATGGCGACCCTCAAGGAACAAAAAGCGGAAGACTTGACGCGTACTGAAGAAGAAGTGCTTAGCTGTCAGGAACAGATGCGTAAGATTGCGGCAGAACGCAATGCGCTTTTGTCCAAGAGCTTGCAGACTTCCATCGAAGCTGGCCTTATTGCACTAGAAGATGGCAAAATCCAGATTCAGGCGAGTTTCCTTTTCCCGATTAACGGAGCAAACCTCACTAAGGAAGGCGAGGGCGTGATTCGCGGTATCAGCAAGGGACTTTTAGAAGCTCTGGATACTACAGACGTGATCATGGTGAGTGGCTTTACGGACGACATTCCATTTAGCGGCTCGACATCTTATACGAACTGGAACCTTTCTACGGAACGTGCCGTGAACGTGGTCAAGATGCTCGTGAAAATGGGCTTCCCGCCCGATAGGCTCTTTGCCGCAGGCTTTGGCGAACACCGCCCGAAGTACCCGAACGATAGCGAAGAACATCGCCGTTTGAACCGTCGTGTGGAAATCGGTGTGACTCCGCTCCAGTCCAACAAAACAGCTGAGGTGACGCCCTAA
- a CDS encoding phosphopantetheine-binding protein: protein MSDLNTRIKEVMIESLELEDITPADIVDSAPIFGKNAAGEGLGLDSIDALELGIAIKENFGVSFSTVKEETKQHFASVDALAAYISANSKG, encoded by the coding sequence ATGTCCGATTTGAATACCCGTATTAAAGAAGTCATGATTGAGTCTTTGGAACTGGAAGATATTACCCCAGCCGATATTGTGGATTCTGCACCGATTTTTGGTAAGAACGCTGCTGGCGAAGGGCTTGGTCTGGATTCGATTGACGCTTTGGAATTGGGCATTGCAATTAAGGAAAATTTTGGTGTATCTTTCTCGACGGTTAAGGAAGAGACCAAACAGCATTTTGCTTCGGTGGATGCGCTTGCCGCTTACATTTCTGCAAATTCTAAGGGCTAA
- a CDS encoding acyl carrier protein: MDKQVIFEKIKAALIEDFDLEENRIVPEARLYEDLELDSIDAVDLIVKLKSFLPRNIDPEAFKKMRTLENVVDGIYNLVQNSESK; this comes from the coding sequence ATGGACAAACAGGTCATTTTCGAAAAGATTAAGGCTGCCCTTATTGAAGATTTCGACTTGGAAGAAAATCGAATCGTTCCTGAAGCTCGCCTTTACGAAGACTTGGAATTGGATAGCATTGATGCTGTGGACTTGATCGTGAAGCTTAAGTCGTTTTTGCCGAGAAACATCGACCCGGAAGCATTCAAAAAAATGCGTACTCTTGAGAACGTGGTCGATGGTATCTATAATCTTGTTCAAAATTCGGAATCTAAGTAA
- a CDS encoding fimbrial protein, translated as MKNAFNTILILTVVGFVALIAGALYFGAPAFGWIIMIAIMAVYLVEQFSAIRKMKQIIAEDEVIDSCEKGNAYPEPGTGVVAKRIELAKRLLQKNIRLDSPIAFDVLSSGSSIPLNRSVGSTVILLGLMGTFFGLMQSVATAGGAIDNSTTQGTLDTIQVLFQNMKGIFGTSLCGLFAALILSASRTVLSSKRDEFMAHLDTFTLDMQKDESAEGVIEEDKNELERLFESVEKNLSVIASSVKEGLAGVVSMVGEELSAMTSKLNQDVVDSVQKVSTEMTSSIKTVNDSLAGAVANMNESTQKFGELVGASVTNAFSPINENIGALSKSVEAIPSKLDDKLNGISAALNASLDGLSSGVKSSLDGVSGNVETALSKVASEVKAGLDGVASDVKAGLQDVAKGTMDVAYLTKDAMDEASKSIGDSVAEQVKQSSEQWADFMQRLEDKTTANVDSQREGLETLKNVALQVAEKAQAGSAELSQNVSEKLGALSSDILGAFQKLSETSSVLLEAQKALTESIDNRVVKEKEATDALGGNIVETAELMRVNQSELSANLEMLRSGLETILEKLSGDTAEHEEEDNFVEHLNQSLEAFHERASEVLMENAVKTQEILLEVLEQTQRSAIPAQPKAEG; from the coding sequence ATGAAAAATGCATTCAATACGATTCTTATTTTGACGGTGGTGGGTTTTGTAGCCCTTATCGCAGGCGCTCTTTACTTTGGCGCCCCGGCATTTGGCTGGATCATCATGATCGCCATCATGGCTGTTTACTTGGTGGAGCAATTTTCTGCCATCCGCAAGATGAAGCAGATTATCGCCGAAGACGAAGTTATCGATTCTTGCGAAAAAGGGAACGCTTATCCGGAGCCGGGAACGGGCGTTGTCGCGAAGAGAATTGAACTTGCAAAGCGTCTGTTGCAAAAGAACATCCGCCTCGATTCTCCGATTGCCTTTGATGTACTTTCGTCGGGGTCTTCGATTCCGCTCAACCGCAGCGTGGGTTCGACGGTCATCCTCCTTGGCCTTATGGGTACGTTCTTCGGCCTTATGCAGTCTGTGGCAACCGCCGGTGGTGCGATTGACAATTCCACGACGCAGGGCACGCTCGATACGATCCAGGTGCTTTTCCAGAATATGAAGGGCATTTTCGGTACTAGCCTTTGTGGTTTGTTTGCCGCCTTGATTTTGAGTGCAAGCCGCACGGTGCTCAGCTCCAAGCGCGATGAATTCATGGCGCACCTCGACACCTTTACGCTCGACATGCAAAAAGATGAAAGTGCAGAAGGCGTGATTGAAGAAGACAAGAACGAACTCGAACGCCTCTTTGAATCTGTTGAAAAGAATTTGTCCGTGATTGCATCTTCCGTGAAGGAAGGCTTGGCTGGCGTTGTTTCAATGGTGGGCGAGGAACTCTCTGCCATGACTTCGAAGCTGAACCAAGATGTCGTTGATTCTGTCCAGAAGGTTTCTACTGAAATGACTTCGTCGATTAAGACGGTCAATGATTCTCTCGCTGGTGCCGTGGCGAATATGAACGAATCAACGCAGAAGTTTGGCGAACTCGTTGGCGCTTCTGTGACGAACGCCTTTAGCCCGATTAACGAAAATATCGGTGCGCTCTCTAAGTCCGTTGAGGCAATCCCGTCGAAGCTCGACGATAAGCTTAATGGCATTTCTGCTGCCTTGAACGCAAGCCTCGATGGTCTTTCTTCAGGCGTTAAGTCTTCGCTTGATGGAGTTTCTGGCAATGTGGAAACCGCACTTTCTAAGGTCGCCTCTGAAGTTAAAGCAGGCCTTGATGGCGTTGCATCCGATGTTAAGGCCGGTCTTCAGGATGTGGCGAAGGGCACGATGGATGTGGCATACCTTACTAAGGATGCTATGGACGAAGCTTCTAAGAGCATCGGTGATTCCGTTGCTGAACAGGTCAAGCAGTCTAGCGAACAGTGGGCTGATTTTATGCAGCGCCTCGAAGACAAGACGACCGCCAACGTGGATTCCCAGCGCGAAGGTCTAGAAACGCTCAAGAACGTGGCTCTCCAGGTTGCCGAAAAGGCTCAGGCGGGTTCTGCAGAACTTTCGCAGAACGTCTCCGAAAAGCTCGGCGCCCTTTCTTCCGACATTCTCGGCGCTTTCCAGAAGCTTTCCGAAACGTCGAGCGTGCTTCTCGAAGCTCAAAAGGCTCTTACCGAAAGCATCGACAATCGCGTGGTCAAGGAAAAAGAAGCTACGGACGCTCTTGGCGGAAACATCGTGGAAACCGCAGAACTTATGCGCGTGAATCAGTCCGAACTCAGCGCCAATCTCGAAATGCTGCGTAGCGGCCTCGAAACGATTCTCGAAAAGCTCTCCGGCGATACCGCAGAACATGAAGAAGAAGACAACTTCGTTGAACATCTCAACCAGTCTCTCGAAGCCTTCCATGAACGCGCAAGCGAAGTGCTCATGGAAAATGCGGTCAAGACTCAGGAAATCTTGCTCGAAGTTCTCGAACAGACACAGCGTTCTGCAATCCCCGCTCAACCTAAAGCTGAAGGTTAA
- a CDS encoding beta-ketoacyl synthase chain length factor: protein MQKVFIERLASFVPTEARPKPDVSFVPMLTRRRLSYISRMVVLVSDQVSRDNEGNKLTPCKVTFASQFGEISQQLKISQTLLDTGMVSPAHFSLSVFNASIANASILETNTAGYSAVFSGKDAFTTGLTDCIAALESESADTRTFIFADELIPETYAPVAGVPYPNAVCAIALRLTTDESKADPTFKNVDIANQLAQLKMLHNNFDTAAEQAIAFLCAIDMQKA from the coding sequence ATGCAAAAAGTTTTCATCGAAAGATTAGCAAGCTTTGTGCCGACAGAAGCGCGCCCCAAGCCGGACGTATCGTTCGTTCCCATGCTGACGCGCCGCCGTCTGAGCTACATTTCGCGCATGGTAGTTCTCGTAAGCGATCAAGTTTCTCGCGACAACGAAGGCAACAAGCTCACGCCCTGCAAGGTGACATTTGCATCGCAGTTCGGAGAAATCAGCCAGCAACTGAAAATTTCGCAGACGCTTCTCGACACAGGCATGGTCTCGCCCGCGCATTTTAGTCTTTCCGTTTTTAACGCCTCCATTGCAAACGCGTCGATTCTCGAAACGAACACCGCAGGCTATTCCGCAGTATTCTCTGGGAAGGACGCCTTTACCACAGGCCTCACGGATTGCATTGCCGCCCTCGAAAGTGAAAGCGCAGACACGCGTACATTCATTTTCGCAGACGAGCTCATCCCCGAGACTTACGCTCCCGTTGCAGGAGTCCCTTACCCGAACGCCGTTTGCGCCATAGCACTTCGCCTCACGACCGACGAATCCAAGGCCGATCCAACATTTAAAAACGTCGATATAGCAAACCAACTTGCACAGCTCAAGATGTTGCACAACAACTTCGATACCGCCGCAGAACAGGCCATAGCGTTTCTATGCGCCATCGATATGCAAAAAGCTTAA
- the argH gene encoding argininosuccinate lyase — MAKKKDTQTNMWTGRFASGMAQSMVDLSFSLQFDAELIEEDIEGSIGHGKGLVESGVLSKADYKKICDGLKSILDDYHAGKNLWCDSDEDIHMAVERVLTERIGALGKKIHTGRSRNDQVCTDFKLYMRHRAAEIRQLEIELMETVLDLSKKYFGKMMPGYTHLQQAQPIYFSHYLMSMFFAVSRDVKRLDNFLELHSQLPLGSGAMAGSAFPYHRALVAEALGFKDVSPNSIDAVSHRDMMLEFNADLAIIANTMSRYAEDFVNWSSSEFGYLTLHDAFSSGSSMMPQKKNPDSMELIRGKSGRMLGNFTALYTLVKGAPLSYSRDLQEDKEPVFDSVHNVKVILRVMKEALETARFNFETMHSKMLPALLATDLADLLVEAGVPFRDAHHVVGSLVGDAARAGKQFTELSDEAWAAAGVPDVAKMKKTLTFEYSVSKRNIEGGTGPKSVKQQFTKATALLKKLKK; from the coding sequence ATGGCTAAGAAGAAAGATACCCAGACTAACATGTGGACGGGCCGCTTTGCTAGTGGCATGGCTCAGAGCATGGTCGATTTAAGTTTCAGCTTGCAGTTTGATGCAGAACTCATCGAAGAAGATATCGAAGGAAGCATCGGACATGGCAAGGGTCTCGTGGAATCGGGCGTTCTTTCTAAAGCAGACTACAAGAAGATTTGCGACGGCCTCAAGAGCATTCTCGACGACTACCACGCCGGCAAAAACCTCTGGTGCGATAGCGACGAAGACATCCACATGGCTGTGGAACGCGTGCTCACCGAACGCATCGGCGCACTCGGCAAGAAGATTCACACGGGCCGTAGCCGCAATGACCAGGTCTGCACGGACTTCAAGCTTTACATGCGTCACCGCGCTGCAGAAATCCGCCAGCTCGAAATTGAACTTATGGAAACGGTTTTGGACCTTTCCAAGAAGTACTTTGGCAAGATGATGCCGGGCTATACGCACTTGCAGCAGGCACAGCCGATTTACTTTAGCCATTACCTCATGAGCATGTTCTTTGCCGTGAGCCGTGACGTGAAGCGTCTCGACAACTTCTTGGAATTGCATAGCCAGCTCCCACTTGGCAGTGGCGCTATGGCAGGTTCTGCATTCCCGTACCACCGCGCACTCGTTGCTGAAGCACTCGGTTTCAAGGACGTGAGCCCGAACAGCATTGATGCCGTGAGCCATCGCGACATGATGCTCGAATTCAACGCCGACCTCGCCATCATCGCGAACACGATGAGCCGTTATGCCGAAGACTTTGTGAACTGGAGCTCTAGCGAATTTGGCTACCTCACCTTGCACGATGCATTCTCAAGCGGTTCTTCGATGATGCCGCAGAAGAAGAATCCGGACTCCATGGAACTCATCCGCGGAAAGTCTGGCCGCATGCTTGGGAACTTCACCGCGCTCTACACGCTCGTGAAGGGCGCTCCGCTTAGCTACAGCCGCGACTTGCAAGAAGACAAGGAACCGGTCTTTGACAGCGTCCACAACGTGAAGGTGATTCTCCGCGTGATGAAGGAAGCTTTGGAAACGGCTCGTTTCAACTTTGAGACAATGCATTCCAAGATGCTCCCGGCGCTCCTCGCTACTGACCTTGCAGACTTGCTCGTGGAAGCAGGCGTTCCGTTCCGCGACGCCCACCACGTCGTGGGAAGCCTCGTCGGCGATGCCGCACGTGCAGGCAAGCAGTTCACAGAACTTTCTGACGAGGCTTGGGCCGCCGCAGGCGTCCCGGACGTCGCCAAGATGAAGAAGACGCTTACGTTCGAATATAGCGTTAGCAAGCGCAATATCGAAGGCGGTACGGGTCCGAAGTCCGTGAAGCAGCAGTTCACGAAGGCTACAGCTCTTCTCAAGAAGCTCAAGAAATAA
- a CDS encoding methyltransferase, with the protein MFDFYKNDSIDAVNAKFEAQKIAFAPLSFQAARALRDMGILEEISKSRKKGITISEIAQKLDISLYGVGVLVEMGLGMGAIKLHKDSSEDDLRLTLGKIGFFLLNDEMTQVNMDFSQDICYRGAENLEQSIREGKPSGLPHLGPWKTVYEGLSQLTDQQKKSWFGFDHFYSDLAFPEALPIVFEKLAELKQPRLFDIGGNTAKWAIACCKYNADVQVSIIDLPGQTAVAEKNAAQAGFKDRIDTIACNVLDDTTEFPQGANAVWMSQFLDCFSLKQITKILTKIHKAATPETDVYVLEPLWDKQRFEAAAYSLQATSLYFTCIANGNSKMYRYEELKKAIEIAGFELKEAHHGVGPNAYSLLRFHKK; encoded by the coding sequence ATGTTCGATTTTTATAAAAACGATTCCATCGACGCTGTAAACGCCAAGTTTGAAGCTCAAAAAATTGCATTTGCCCCCCTCAGTTTCCAAGCGGCCCGCGCCCTCAGAGACATGGGCATTTTAGAAGAAATCAGCAAATCGCGCAAAAAAGGCATTACCATTTCGGAAATTGCTCAGAAGCTAGACATTTCGCTTTACGGAGTAGGCGTTCTTGTAGAAATGGGACTTGGCATGGGAGCCATCAAGCTCCACAAGGATTCCAGCGAAGATGACCTGCGCCTCACGCTCGGAAAAATTGGATTTTTCCTCTTAAACGACGAAATGACGCAAGTGAACATGGACTTTTCGCAGGACATCTGCTACCGCGGTGCCGAAAATCTCGAGCAGTCCATCCGCGAAGGGAAGCCCTCAGGACTCCCCCACCTCGGTCCGTGGAAAACCGTCTACGAAGGCCTCTCCCAGCTTACCGATCAGCAGAAAAAGAGCTGGTTCGGATTTGACCATTTCTATTCTGACTTGGCATTCCCCGAAGCACTCCCAATCGTATTCGAAAAGCTTGCAGAACTGAAGCAGCCAAGACTTTTTGACATTGGCGGAAACACTGCAAAATGGGCCATTGCCTGCTGCAAATACAACGCAGACGTACAAGTTTCCATCATCGACCTTCCGGGGCAAACCGCTGTCGCCGAAAAGAATGCCGCACAAGCAGGCTTTAAAGACCGTATTGACACTATCGCCTGCAATGTTCTCGACGACACGACCGAATTTCCGCAAGGTGCAAACGCCGTCTGGATGAGCCAATTTCTGGACTGCTTCTCGCTCAAGCAAATCACAAAAATCTTGACAAAGATCCACAAGGCCGCTACTCCAGAAACAGACGTATACGTTCTCGAACCGCTTTGGGACAAGCAGCGGTTTGAAGCCGCCGCATACTCGCTCCAGGCCACGTCGCTTTACTTTACCTGCATCGCAAACGGCAACAGCAAAATGTACCGCTATGAAGAACTCAAAAAGGCCATCGAAATTGCAGGTTTCGAGCTCAAGGAAGCGCACCACGGCGTAGGCCCGAACGCCTATTCCCTCCTCCGCTTCCACAAAAAATAA